A DNA window from Arachis hypogaea cultivar Tifrunner chromosome 18, arahy.Tifrunner.gnm2.J5K5, whole genome shotgun sequence contains the following coding sequences:
- the LOC140181234 gene encoding large ribosomal subunit protein bL9c-like: protein MHSSVSEFLVLQVKEEAQQLAQIFETVRSFKVKRKCGKEKLIFGSVIAQDLVDIIKAQLQREVDKRIVELLEIHETEEYITELKLYPEVTARIRLNVFAN, encoded by the exons ATGCATTCTTCAGTATCTGAGTTTCTAGTTCTGCAGGTAAAAGAAGAGGCACAACAACTTGCTCAAATTTTTGAAACAGTTAGGTCTTTCAAGGTGAAGCGGAAATGTGGTAAAGAAAAACTAATTTTTGGAAG TGTTATAGCTCAAGATCTTGTTGACATTATCAAGGCGCAGCTTCAAAG GGAGGTGGACAAGAGAATTGTCGAACTTCTAGAGATACATGAAACCGAAGAAtatatcacagagttaaagctttaTCCGGAAGTTACAGCGAGAATAAGGTTGAATGTTTTTGCTAACTAA